The nucleotide sequence ACGACAGCCGCGCGCGCGCATTCTTCGAGACCAGCGTGCAGCGCAGCCCGCAGCTGTTCTGGCTCGGCAGCGCCGGCACGGTGAGCGAGGCCCTGGGCTGGCTCGCGCGCACCGCCACCATTCCCGATGTGCTGCTGGTCGACCTCGGCATGCCCGACGGCACCGGCCTGGACGTGATCCGCGATGCCGTTGCGCGCTTCCCGGGCTGCGAGCCGCTGGTGGTGTCGGTGTTCGGCGACGAGGAGAACGTGCTCGCGAGCATCGAGGCCGGCGCCGTCGGCTATATCCACAAGGACGCCGCGCCCGAGGACATCGCCCAGACCATCGTCGAGATGAAGGCCGGCGCCTCGCCGATCTCGCCCATGATCGCGCGCCGCGTGCTCGCCAAGTACCGCAGCCTGCAGTCGGCCAGCGTGCCGGGCACGGCCGAACCCGAGGCCGCGCCCGACGCGGGCGAGCGCGCGCTGCTGTCGGCGCGCGAGCACGAGGTGCTGACCTTGATCGCGCGCGGCTTCTCGTACGCCGAGATCGCTCGCCTCAAGGGCCTGAGCGTGCACACGGTGCAGACCCACATCAAGAACCTCTACGGCAAGCTCGCGGTGCATTCCAAGAGCGAAGCCGTGTTCGAAGCCACGCGACTGGGGCTGCTGTCGCGCTCTGGCTGAGACGGGACGTCCGTGCTCCGGATCCTGCGCGGGCGGCTGCCCGCGATGCCGATCGCGTCGTGGCTGCTGCTGCTCGTCCTGGCGCTGTGCAGTGGATGGGCCGGGGGGGCGCATGCGGCCGACGCGCCGATCGAGCTGCGCAGCGGCACCGTCACCACCGCGGTCGATGGCGTGCTGCGCAGCGAGCCGGTGGAGTTGTCGTACCACTGGGACCGGCAGCACCGCGGCCGCTCCGGCTTCGCGAGCTTCGACCTGCCTTTCAAGCTGGCGGTCGCGCCGAACACGCCCTGGGGCATCTTCATCCCGCGCACCGGCAACGTGTTCGAGGTGGAGCTCAACGGCGCGCTGCTGCAGGTCTACGGCGACCTCTCGAAGGGCAACGGTGCCGACTACGCCAAGGCGCCGATCTACGTGCCGGTGCCCGGCGAGTTGCTCCGGGCCGGCGAGAACCACCTGCTGATCCGCATCCATGCCGACAGCGCGCGCCGCGCGGGGCTGTCGCGGGTGTTCATCGGTCCGGCCGACCCGGTGCGCAACGGGCTGTTCGAGCCGGCCTACGCCTGGCGCTTCACCGCCTCGGTGCTGCTGACCGCCTTCAGCCTGGTCGTCGGCGCCATCGCGCTGGCGCTGTGGCTCACGCAGGTCGACGCGACCACGGCCGGACAGCCGCGCCGCGACGGCATCTACCTGTGGGCGGCGCTGGCCGAGTGCTGCTGGGCGATCCGGGTGGCCGACGGGGTGATCACCGAGCCGCCGCTGCCGTGGGTGCCCTGGGGCGTGCTGATGGCGGCCTGCTATGCCGGCTGGGCCGCCTCGGCCATGATGTTCTGCTACCACCTGGCCGACTGGGGCCGCACGGCGCGCACGCGCTGGCTGCGCTGGCCGCTGCTGGCCGTGGTGCTGGGCACCGTGGTCTCGACCACGCTCGCGCTGCAGCGCGAGGAGCCGATCTGGCTCACCGGCTGGCTCGCGATCGAGATCGTGGTGATCGCGGTCTTCGTCGGCGCCTTCGTCGGGTCCACGGCGCGGCGGCCCAGCGCCGAGCGGCTGCTGGTGGCCGCCGCGGCCCTGCTCACGCTGGCCTTCGGCGTGCGCGACTGGCTGGTGATCCGCCTGAGCGACGCCTACGGCGAGACCACCTGGGTGCGCTACTCGTCGGTGTTCTTCGGCATCGCGCTGCTTCTGATCGTGCTGCGGCGCTTCCGCGCGGCCAGCGTGGCGGCGCGCGGCGCGGTCCGCACCCTGGCCGAGCGGGTGGCGCAGCGCGAGCGCGAGCTGGCCTCGACCTATGCCGAACTCGAGCGGGCGGCGCGCGACCAGGCGCGCACCCACGAGCGCGAGCGCATCCTGCGCGACATGCACGACGGCGTGGGCTCGCACATCAGCTCGGCCATCCGCCAGCTGCAGTCGGGCCAGACCAGTTCCGAGGAGCTGCTGCGCACGCTGCGCGACTCGATGGACCAGCTCAAGCTGTCGATCGACTCGATCCACCTGCCGCCGGGCGACGTCGGCGCGCTGCTGGCGGCGTTCCGCTACCGGCTCGAGCCGCGGCTGGCCACGGCCGAGATCGCGCTCGACTGGGCCGTGGACGAGGTGACGCCGGTGGCGCACCTCGACGCGCACGGCATGCGGCAGTTGCAGTTCCTGCTGTTCGAGGCGATCTCGAACGTGCTGCAGCACGCCCGGGCGCGGGTGCTGCGGCTGGAGGCCAGCATGGAGGGCACGGCGGTGGCGCTGCGCGTGATCGACGACGGGCGCGGCTTCGACGCCAGCCGGCCGCCGCGCTCGCTGGCCGAGCGCGCGGGCGCCATCGGGGCGCGGCTGGCGATCGAAAGCCGACCGGGCCGCACGGTCGTTCAACTGGTCTTCGATTGAGCGGGCGCAGCGGGCGCGGATAATCCGCGCCCATGTCCGCCGTGTTCAATCAGCCCTCCCTGGCGCGCCGGGTCGCGCCCATCTTCCAGGGCTTCGACGGCTTTCTGGCCTTCGCCGTGCTGCTGCTGGCCTTCGCGGGCCTGCTGACGATGTACTCATCGGGCTACGACCACGGCACCCGCTTCTTCGACCACGGTCGCAACATGCTGCTGGCCGGCTTCATCATGTTCGTGGTGGCGCAGGTGCCGCCGCAGCGGCTGATGCTGGCGGCCGTGCCGCTCTACGCGGCGGGGGTGGCGCTGCTGGTCGCGGTGGCGCTGTTCGGCATCACCAAGAAGGGCGCCACGCGCTGGATCAACGTGGGCATGGTGATCCAGCCCAGCGAGATCCTGAAGATCGCCATGCCGCTGATGCTGGCCTGGTGGTTCCAGCGCCGCGAGGGGCAGCTGCGGCCGCTCGACTTCGTGGTGGCGACCGTGCTGCTCGCGGTGCCGGTCGGCCTGATCATGAAGCAGCCCGACCTCGGCACCTCGCTGCTGGTGCTGGCGGCCGGCCTGGCGGTGATCTTCTTCGCCGGCCTGCCATGGAAGCTGATCGTGCCGCCGGTGCTGCTGGGCGCCGTGGCGATCACGCTGATCGTGAGCTTCGAATCGCGGCTGTGCACCGACGGCGTCGACTGGCGCGTGCTGCACGACTACCAGAAGCAGCGCGTGTGCACCTTGCTCGACCCGAGCAAGGACCCGCTGGGCAAGGGCTTCCACATCATCCAGGGGATGATCGCCATCGGCTCGGGCGGCGTCGGCGGCAAGGGCTTCATGCAGGGCACGCAGACGCACCTCGAGTTCATCCCCGAGCGCACCACCGACTTCATCTTCGCCGCCTATTCCGAGGAGTTCGGCCTGGTGGGCAACCTGGCGCTGATCTCGGCCTTCATCCTGCTGATCTTCCGCGGGCTGGCGATCGCGCTCAACGCCACCACGCTGTTCTCGCGCCTGCTGGCGGGCGCGGTGACCATGATCTTCTTCACCTACGCCTTCGTGAACATGGGCATGGTCAGCGGCATCCTGCCGGTGGTGGGGGTGCCGCTGCCCTTCATCAGCTATGGCGGCACGGCCATGGTCACGCTGGGGCTGGGGCTCGGGATCCTGATGTCGATCGCGCGAGCTCGAAAACTGGCGCAGTCGTAGCGGGAAACACCGCGGAAACGGCTTTGCCGGGCCGCTGGTGTTGCCCCCGGTAGGGGGTTGGAGCGCACGCAGTGCGCGGAGCCTGGGGGCGAGCAATAATCCTTCATGATCTCCCGCGAACCCACCATCGAGCGCCTTGCCACGGCGCAACAACTGCTGCTCACGCCGTTCGGCCTCGACGAATCGCATCTGAGCAAGGCCCTGGCCGAGATCACCGCGCACCGCGTGGACGACGCCGACCTGTATTTCCAGTACACCCGCAGCGAGGGCTGGAGCCTCGAGGAAGGCATCGTCAAGACCGGCAGCTTCAGCATCGACCAGGGCGTCGGCGTGCGCGCGGTCAGCGGCGAGAAGACGGCCTTCGCCTATTCCGACGACATCTCCGAGGCCTCGCTGCTCGACGCGGCGCGCACCGTGCGCTCGATCTCCTCCGCGGGCCGCACCGGCCGCGTGAAGACCGTGCCGCGCAAGATCGCCTCGAGCCGCTCGCTCTATGCCGGCCTCGATCCCATCGCCACGCTCGACAGCACCGCCAAGGTGAAGCTGCTCGAGAAGGTCGAGCAGCTGGCCCGCTCGCGCGACCCGCGCGTGTCGCAGGTCATGGCCGGCCTCGCGAGCGAGTACGACGTGGTGCTGGTGGCGCGCGCCGACGGCACGCTGGCGGCCGACGTGCGGCCGCTGGTGCGGCTGTCGGTCACCGTCATCGCCGAGCAGAACGGCCGCCGCGAGGTGGGCTCGGGCGGCGGCGGCGGACGCTTCGGCCTGGCCTACTTCGACGACGAGCAGATCGCCGAGTACGTCGACCATGCCGTCAAGTCGGCGCTGACCAACCTCGAGTCGCGCCCCGCGCCCGCGGGCGAGATGACCGTGGTGCTCGGCCCGGGCTGGCCCGGCATCCTGCTGCACGAAGCCATCGGCCACGGCCTCGAGGGCGACTTCAACCGCAAGGGCTCGAGTGCCTTCTCGGGCCGCATCGGCCAGCGCGTGGCCGCCAAGGGCGTGACCGTGCTCGACGACGGCACCATCGCCGACCGCCGCGGCTCGCTCAATGTCGACGACGAGGGCAACGCCAGTCAGCGCAACGTGCTGATCGAGGACGGCATCCTCAAGGGCTACATCCAGGACGCGCTCAATGCGCGCCTGATGAAGGTCAAGCCGACCGGCAACGGCCGCCGCGAGAGCTATGCCCACGTGCCGATGCCGCGCATGACCAACACCTACATGCTCGGCGGCGACAAGGCGCCCGAGGAGATCGTGGCGAGCATCAAGAAGGGCCTGTACGCCGTCAACTTCGGCGGCGGCCAGGTCGACATCACGAGCGGCAAGTTCGTGTTCTCGGCCAGCGAGGCCTACTGGGTCGAGAACGGCAAGATCCAGTACCCGGTCAAGGGCGCGACCATCGTGGGCAACGGCCCCGACGCGCTGACCCGCGTGAAGATGATCGGCGACGACATGGCGCTCGACTCGGGCGTGGGCACCTGCGGCAAGGAAGGCCAGAGCGTGCCGGTGGGCGTCGGCCAGCCCACCTTGCGCATCGACGGGCTCACTGTAGGCGGAACGGCTTAAGACTTTCGTCACTTGCGAAGCGTTTCCTCCCGTTGCTAAGCTGCGCCCTTTTGCGAACGACGCATTCAAGGAGCATTTCAATGGGGAACAGGATCCACTCGCCCGCCGCCCTCTGGGCCATGACCGCCCTGGTCGCGCTGGCCAGCGCCGGCTGCGCATCGCGCGGCGGCTCGGGCAGCCAGAGCGAGGCCGCGCCCGCGGCGGCCGCCCCGGCGGCTCCCGCGCGCAGCGGCTCCAGGGCCGGCATGGACGCGCAGGGCAATGTCGTCGATTCGTCCAAGGTCGAGGCCGGCAGCGGCCGCACCGTCAAGGGTCTCAACGGCTACGAGGGCGAGATCACCGGCAACCCGGCGCGCAACAGCAAGTTCACTCGCCTGCAGATCGGCATGAGCGCCAAGCAGGTCACCGACCTCGCGGGCCAGCCCACCGACCAGGGCGCCTACGTGACCGGCAAGGCCTTCATCCCGTTCTATTTCGGCAGCGACCGCCATCGCTTCGAAATGACCTACAAGGGCCAGGGCCGCCTGATCTTCGCGGGCGGCGGCATGGGCGACTACTCGAGCGGCAACCTGATCTGGATCATCCACAACGCCAACGAATCGGGCTACCGCTGAGCCCGTTCCCGGGCGCCGGTCCCGTCGGCGCCAAAACAACGAACGCCCGGCCTCCAGGCCGGGTTTTGTTTTTCCGTGCTACATTCGCGCCCATGTCCGCCGCTCTCCGCGCCTATTTCTTTGCCTACTTTTGGTTCCCGGTTTCCGGCGGACGAGAGGCGAGCGCGTAAAGCAGACAGGCACCCCTCCCAAAACCGCCGGCGCAAGCAGCCCCGGCGGTTTTTTTATGCCCTGACGATATTCAATCCAACAAGGAACCCTCATGAGCACGAACACTGCCCCGGCCAGCGAGAGCTGGTATGCGAGCGTCGAAAAAACCAGCAAGACCGACGACGAACGCATCAAGGACATCAACGTGCTCCCCCCTCCCGAACATCTGATCCGCTTCTTCCCGATTCGCGGCACGCCGGTCGAAACGCTGATCACGGGCACGCGCCGCAGCATCCACAACATCATGGACGGCAAGGACGACCGGCTGCTGGTGGTGATGGGGCCCTGCTCGATCCACGACCCGGCCGCCGCGCTCGACTACGCGCGCCGCCTCAAGGTCGAGCGCGAGAAGTACGCCGACACGCTGGAGATCGTGATGCGCGTGTACTTCGAGAAGCCGCGCACCACGGTCGGCTGGAAGGGTCTGATCAACGACCCCTACCTCGACGAGAGCTACCGCATCGACGAAGGCCTGCGCATCGCGCGCCAGCTGCTGATCGACATCAACCGCCTGGGTCTGCCGGCGGGCAGCGAGTTCCTCGACGTGATCTCGCCGCAGTACATCGGCGACCTGATCGCCTGGGGCGCGATCGGCGCGCGCACCACCGAGAGCCAGGTGCACCGCGAACTGGCCTCGGGGCTGTCGGCACCGATCGGCTTCAAGAACGGCACCGACGGCAACATCCGCATCGCCACCGACGCCATCCAGGCCGCGGCCCGCGGCCACCATTTCCTCTCGGTGCACAAGAACGGCCAGGTCGCGATCGTGCAGACCAACGGCAACCGCGACTGCCACGTGATCCTGCGCGGCGGCAAGGCGCCCAACTACGACGCGGCCAGCGTCGAGGCGGCCTGCAAGGACCTCGAGGCGGCCAAGCTGCCGCCCACGCTGATGGTCGACTGCAGCCATGCCAACAGCTCGAAGCAGCATCAGAAGCAGATCGACGTCGCGAAGGACATCGCCGGCCAGATCGCCGGCGGTTCGCACCGCGTGTTCGGCGTGATGGTCGAGAGCCACCTGCAGGCCGGCGCCCAGAAGTTCACGCCGGGCAAGGACAGGATCGCGGGCCTCGAGTACGGCAAGAGCATCACCGACGCCTGCCTGGGCTGGGACGACTCGACCCAGGTGCTCGAGACGCTGTCGCAGGCGGTCAAGCAGCGCCGCGGCTGATCGCTCAGATCAGCGCGGCGAGTTCGGGCCAGTGATGGCGCACCGCGGCGGCCTCGTCGCCGTCGGGCGCCATCAGCGAGAAGTCGGCGAAGTCGAAGCCCGGCCCGACCATGCAGGCGACCAGCGTGAAGTCGCCCGCCGCATGGCTTTCGATCGGCCGCGCGGCCTGCCACTGGCCCGCGGGCACCACGTGCTGGGGCCGCGTGCCGTGCACGTCGACGGGCCCGAGCCGCACATGGGCCGGCGCGGTGCGCAGCGCGGCATCGCAGGTCCACAGTGCCAGCGGCACGCCTTCGAGATGCACCCAGACCTCGTCGGACAGCACCCGGTGCCAGCGCGAATGCTGGCCGGCTTCGAGCAGGAAGTAGATGCTGGTGAGTGCGCTGCGGGCCGCGCGATCGTCGGCGGGAGTCACCTGCACCGCGGAGCGGAACACCTCGCGGTACCAGCCGCCCTCGGGATGCGGCTGCAGCCCCAGCGTGTCGATGAGTTGGGTGGCGCGCTGGGTCATGGGCGGGTCCTCGTTCAGGGGGTGGCGGGAAAGTGCCAGCCGGCCAGGTGCTTCAGGTCGCTGGCCTGGCCGCCGGGAATGCGCTCGGGCAGGGGCTGGGCATGCGATGGCGCCGGCACGCCGACCGCGATCCGCGTCACGCCGGTGGTCTTGCCGAGCCCGGCGACCCAGCTCTGCCAGCGCTCGCCGTTGCGGCGGTCGCGAAAGCCGATGCCGACGATCTGCTCGGCGGTGGGTGGTGTGGGCGAGAGCAGGTCCAGGTATTCCACGCGGCCGCGCACGATGCCGCGATGGTCGGCCTTCACTTCGTGGCAGTAGGCGGCGGTCCACAGGTCCTCGCGCAGGCGCACGGCATGCACGTCGCCTGCGGCCGGCGCGCCGGGGATCGACTTGGCGCGCGCACCGGCGGCGGGCTTGCGCCGAACCGGCTCGGCGGCCTCGGCGGGCGGTTCCTGCCTGGGACGCTTCAGATGGCCGAACAGCCGCGCCACCAGTTGCTCGTCGAGGCCGTCGGCCGCGCGCCACCAGCCCAGCGGGGCCGGTGCCTCGACCCTGGTGGAAGGGCGCTGATCGCGTTCGATCGCGGTGGTCCAGCGCGTGAACAGTCCCGGATGCTCGGGCGTCTGCATGACGCCGAGCGTGGCCAGCGCCTCGAGCACCGTCTCGCGGCGATAGGGATTGTTCACGCGCAGCAGCTTCGCATCCTTGAGCGCGGTGCGCGCCTTGCCGTAGCGCGCATCGGCCGGCAGCGCGCGCAGCAGGTCGAGCAGGCGATGGAAGACCCAGATGTCGCGCGGTGTCGGCCGCGGCCAGCCATCGGCCGGGCCCGCGGCTTCCAGCGCCAGCAGGCCTTCGACCGGTCCGCCGGTGCCCCAGCCCGCGCCCTGCAGATGGCGGAAGTAGGCGCGCAGCGTCGGGTCCGCGCGCTCGTCGCGGTGGAAGCAGACGCGGCAGCTGCCGCCGCCCATGGCCTCCATCGGATGCGCCGGCATCGCGAGGCCGAGGGCAGTGGCGGGCAGCACCGTGAGCCAGGCCAGGTCGCTCGAGCTCATCGAGGCGACGAAGGCGTCGGCCGCGCGGCGCAGGTCGACGCGGGCCGCGGCCTGCCGCAGGCGGTTCACCGCCTCGTCGTGCGGGATCGCGATGAAACGGTTGGGCTCGAGGCCGGCGTCGGCCAGCGCTTGCCGCTCGGTCTCGCTGAAGGTGTCGGGAATGCGGTGGCAATGGTTGCCGTCGGCGTCGAAGTAGCTGTTGCCGTTGTC is from Variovorax paradoxus and encodes:
- a CDS encoding cupin domain-containing protein, whose translation is MTQRATQLIDTLGLQPHPEGGWYREVFRSAVQVTPADDRAARSALTSIYFLLEAGQHSRWHRVLSDEVWVHLEGVPLALWTCDAALRTAPAHVRLGPVDVHGTRPQHVVPAGQWQAARPIESHAAGDFTLVACMVGPGFDFADFSLMAPDGDEAAAVRHHWPELAALI
- a CDS encoding 3-deoxy-7-phosphoheptulonate synthase; its protein translation is MSTNTAPASESWYASVEKTSKTDDERIKDINVLPPPEHLIRFFPIRGTPVETLITGTRRSIHNIMDGKDDRLLVVMGPCSIHDPAAALDYARRLKVEREKYADTLEIVMRVYFEKPRTTVGWKGLINDPYLDESYRIDEGLRIARQLLIDINRLGLPAGSEFLDVISPQYIGDLIAWGAIGARTTESQVHRELASGLSAPIGFKNGTDGNIRIATDAIQAAARGHHFLSVHKNGQVAIVQTNGNRDCHVILRGGKAPNYDAASVEAACKDLEAAKLPPTLMVDCSHANSSKQHQKQIDVAKDIAGQIAGGSHRVFGVMVESHLQAGAQKFTPGKDRIAGLEYGKSITDACLGWDDSTQVLETLSQAVKQRRG
- a CDS encoding histidine kinase, translated to MPIASWLLLLVLALCSGWAGGAHAADAPIELRSGTVTTAVDGVLRSEPVELSYHWDRQHRGRSGFASFDLPFKLAVAPNTPWGIFIPRTGNVFEVELNGALLQVYGDLSKGNGADYAKAPIYVPVPGELLRAGENHLLIRIHADSARRAGLSRVFIGPADPVRNGLFEPAYAWRFTASVLLTAFSLVVGAIALALWLTQVDATTAGQPRRDGIYLWAALAECCWAIRVADGVITEPPLPWVPWGVLMAACYAGWAASAMMFCYHLADWGRTARTRWLRWPLLAVVLGTVVSTTLALQREEPIWLTGWLAIEIVVIAVFVGAFVGSTARRPSAERLLVAAAALLTLAFGVRDWLVIRLSDAYGETTWVRYSSVFFGIALLLIVLRRFRAASVAARGAVRTLAERVAQRERELASTYAELERAARDQARTHERERILRDMHDGVGSHISSAIRQLQSGQTSSEELLRTLRDSMDQLKLSIDSIHLPPGDVGALLAAFRYRLEPRLATAEIALDWAVDEVTPVAHLDAHGMRQLQFLLFEAISNVLQHARARVLRLEASMEGTAVALRVIDDGRGFDASRPPRSLAERAGAIGARLAIESRPGRTVVQLVFD
- the tldD gene encoding metalloprotease TldD; translation: MISREPTIERLATAQQLLLTPFGLDESHLSKALAEITAHRVDDADLYFQYTRSEGWSLEEGIVKTGSFSIDQGVGVRAVSGEKTAFAYSDDISEASLLDAARTVRSISSAGRTGRVKTVPRKIASSRSLYAGLDPIATLDSTAKVKLLEKVEQLARSRDPRVSQVMAGLASEYDVVLVARADGTLAADVRPLVRLSVTVIAEQNGRREVGSGGGGGRFGLAYFDDEQIAEYVDHAVKSALTNLESRPAPAGEMTVVLGPGWPGILLHEAIGHGLEGDFNRKGSSAFSGRIGQRVAAKGVTVLDDGTIADRRGSLNVDDEGNASQRNVLIEDGILKGYIQDALNARLMKVKPTGNGRRESYAHVPMPRMTNTYMLGGDKAPEEIVASIKKGLYAVNFGGGQVDITSGKFVFSASEAYWVENGKIQYPVKGATIVGNGPDALTRVKMIGDDMALDSGVGTCGKEGQSVPVGVGQPTLRIDGLTVGGTA
- a CDS encoding response regulator transcription factor, which translates into the protein MTTEDPHDATPRRWGVLVVEDDSRARAFFETSVQRSPQLFWLGSAGTVSEALGWLARTATIPDVLLVDLGMPDGTGLDVIRDAVARFPGCEPLVVSVFGDEENVLASIEAGAVGYIHKDAAPEDIAQTIVEMKAGASPISPMIARRVLAKYRSLQSASVPGTAEPEAAPDAGERALLSAREHEVLTLIARGFSYAEIARLKGLSVHTVQTHIKNLYGKLAVHSKSEAVFEATRLGLLSRSG
- the rodA gene encoding rod shape-determining protein RodA, whose translation is MSAVFNQPSLARRVAPIFQGFDGFLAFAVLLLAFAGLLTMYSSGYDHGTRFFDHGRNMLLAGFIMFVVAQVPPQRLMLAAVPLYAAGVALLVAVALFGITKKGATRWINVGMVIQPSEILKIAMPLMLAWWFQRREGQLRPLDFVVATVLLAVPVGLIMKQPDLGTSLLVLAAGLAVIFFAGLPWKLIVPPVLLGAVAITLIVSFESRLCTDGVDWRVLHDYQKQRVCTLLDPSKDPLGKGFHIIQGMIAIGSGGVGGKGFMQGTQTHLEFIPERTTDFIFAAYSEEFGLVGNLALISAFILLIFRGLAIALNATTLFSRLLAGAVTMIFFTYAFVNMGMVSGILPVVGVPLPFISYGGTAMVTLGLGLGILMSIARARKLAQS